The sequence CCACTAGAATGTTACATACGAGATGAATTCAAATACAGGGCGTAAGTAGTATGGAAGCACATGACACATTGCCAagtctaaataaaattgttatgtgCAAGATGATAATATTACTTCGCTCCTCTTCACACAAACTTTTGCTACTCATAATAAGGGACCAGAAACAGAAAATCATAAGGTAAAAGTACTAGTTAACCAATGAATAAATTGTACCATGATAAGTTAAACGATATCGTTATGGAAAAATAAGCCCACTAGTCAACAAATAACTAAACACTGAGATGATTATAACAGTAATTGTTTTTCATGAATGAGGAAGAgctaataaacaaatgaagcatTACACTCGCGGGGCGGAGATCGCGTCGCGCCGCACTGTCTGCGGAGGATGCCCTTGCGCAAGCGCGGCTGCGCGCGAGTATATagcgcggcggcgagcgctcgGCAGCACAGACGCAGCAACAAGCAAGTCAACATGAAAGCCTTCGTGAGTAGAGTGTGTGGCGTGTGGTGCGCAGTGTGCGGTGCAGTGCTCAGCATGTAACTCTGTTCCAGATCGTCCTGTGCGCGCTGGTGGCGGTGGCGGCGAGCGCCGCGGTGCGCGAGAAGCGCGGCTACAGCAGCGGCTGGAGCGGCTCCCTGGGCGGCTACTCCGGCGGCCTGTCCGGCGGCTACTCCGGCGGCCTCTCCGGCGGCTACTCCGGTGGCTACTCCGCGCCCGCTGCCCAGGTGGTCGCCGTCAACAAGGTGGTGAACGTGCAGCGCGAGGTCACCGTGCCGCAGGTGGTCAACGTGCGCAAGATCGTCTCCGTGCCGCAGGTGGTCACCGTCAAGCAGGTCGTGCCCGTCTCCGGCGGGTACGGCGGCTCCCTCGGCGGCGGCTACTCCTCCGGCTCCATCGGCTACTCCTCGGGCTACTCCTCCGGCGGCATCTCCTCCGGCGGACACGGCGGCTCCGGCTGGTGGTGAACACTCTAGTCACCGACTCTCTAGTTAATGtacaaattgtaaataaaatatttaattctaccCCAACATTTTCTTTAGTAGCTCCTGGTTATGTatgaagataatttaatttaaaattgaaataactcTTACCCGTCAGGCTCAACAAAAAGTGAAACAACTTATAACGtatacaacaaataaaatgacgACGTGGTTCAGTATAATTATTTCAAAGCTTTCcgaagtttattaaaaatgaatatgaCTGTATGCTAACTTCTACGACTTCcctcaaaataaacatttgtcgTCTTCTTTTTGTTCCAAATAATTCGGGGTCATGTTTGCAAAGTATTCTAGCCCATAGAAACTTATCCCATCCGAAATCactgtgtcatcatcatcatcatcatcagcctatcgcagtcccctgccggacataggcctctccaagtgcacgccactgagatcagtAGGCGatgcgtgatagcagtaggctaaatacctctatgtgTGGGTATAAGAAACTTGCAAATAGCAGCCCGGAGACAGAGGATATagtcgtgcatcggagagcacttCAATATAGGTACTGCGCCAGAATTCAGTCTGGACGCCATTGTTACTAACCTCACAGTACCTACATGTTTCTTGAGATATATACCTACTTGGATAAGATGCGTCAAAGGATAAAACGTCGTGATCGGAATGACGTCTACCTAGTACCACTGCGTTAGATGGAGCCATAACACAGTGTCCATACAGTTTGCCTAATATATATTGCCCTTGCTTGGGAAGACTCTGActcttcaaatgacagccacGCTCTGTGGGATGTACATCAGACTACAACGCTATATGGCACGATATGGACTACGATTATTGCTTTAACTGTAAACGGTTGAACTATTTAGCATCAAATTCGATTTGGAGGCATGTGATAATCTGCGTACGATAATAGTCTATATACTTTAAATATCCGGGATAT is a genomic window of Helicoverpa armigera isolate CAAS_96S chromosome 16, ASM3070526v1, whole genome shotgun sequence containing:
- the LOC126055464 gene encoding chorion class B protein L11 → MKAFIVLCALVAVAASAAVREKRGYSSGWSGSLGGYSGGLSGGYSGGLSGGYSGGYSAPAAQVVAVNKVVNVQREVTVPQVVNVRKIVSVPQVVTVKQVVPVSGGYGGSLGGGYSSGSIGYSSGYSSGGISSGGHGGSGWW